The following proteins come from a genomic window of Flavobacterium eburneipallidum:
- a CDS encoding asparaginase, with protein sequence MQFKTKILLIYTGGTIGMKKDFETGALKAFNFSKLLQKIPELKQLDCEIETLTFENPIDSSNMNPEKWVEIAEIIENNYANFDGFVVLHGSDTMSYSASALSFMLENLTKPIIFTGSQLPIGDLRTDAKENLITAIQIAALRQNDEAVIQEVCLYFEYKLYRGNRTTKINAENFNAFDSPNYPALITSGVHFKINHELFWTKTEVGDLKIHKNFDTRVAIVKMFPGISQAVLKAIFEIPTLKGVVLETYGAGNAPTEDWFISLLKDAITSGLQIVNVTQCDAGSVSMGQYETSTSMKEIGVISGKDSTTEAAITKLMFLLGQNTAPNNFKTLFETSLRGEIS encoded by the coding sequence ATGCAATTTAAGACCAAAATCCTCTTGATTTATACCGGTGGTACCATTGGTATGAAGAAGGATTTTGAAACGGGAGCACTCAAAGCTTTTAATTTTAGTAAATTATTGCAAAAAATCCCCGAACTGAAGCAATTGGATTGCGAAATCGAAACCCTTACTTTCGAAAATCCAATCGATTCCTCGAATATGAATCCTGAAAAATGGGTTGAAATTGCCGAAATTATTGAGAATAATTATGCCAATTTTGATGGATTTGTAGTTTTGCACGGATCTGATACCATGTCTTATTCGGCTTCAGCATTGAGTTTTATGCTCGAAAATTTAACAAAACCAATTATTTTTACAGGCTCACAATTGCCAATAGGAGATTTAAGAACTGATGCCAAAGAAAATTTAATAACCGCCATTCAAATTGCTGCTTTACGCCAAAACGATGAAGCGGTAATACAAGAAGTTTGCTTGTATTTTGAATATAAATTGTATCGAGGCAATCGAACTACAAAAATTAATGCCGAAAATTTCAATGCTTTTGATTCGCCCAATTATCCTGCGCTGATAACTTCTGGCGTGCATTTTAAAATTAATCACGAACTTTTTTGGACTAAAACCGAAGTTGGAGATTTAAAAATCCATAAAAATTTTGATACTCGTGTAGCAATCGTAAAAATGTTTCCAGGCATTAGTCAAGCCGTTTTGAAAGCTATTTTTGAAATTCCAACACTCAAGGGAGTGGTGTTAGAAACCTATGGAGCTGGAAATGCACCCACCGAAGATTGGTTTATATCTTTACTGAAAGACGCAATAACAAGCGGATTGCAAATTGTTAATGTCACACAATGCGATGCTGGAAGCGTTAGTATGGGACAATATGAAACTAGTACTTCCATGAAAGAAATAGGAGTGATTTCTGGAAAAGATAGTACCACCGAAGCAGCGATTACTAAACTAATGTTTTTGTTAGGACAAAATACTGCGCCAAATAATTTTAAAACCTTATTTGAAACTTCATTGCGAGGAGAAATTTCATAA
- a CDS encoding 1-acyl-sn-glycerol-3-phosphate acyltransferase, whose translation MSKFDAIRPFYDTEVNDAILKVVDHPMMKALMNFTFPELEDEVWKEQLRRTHSTRDFQCNFIYQALQKVLETTSDGLTTSGFEKLELNTAYMFISNHRDILLDTSLLNACLFEHKLVMTASAIGDNLVTKSFLKVLAKLNRNFLVQRGLSPREMLQSSKLLAEYISKLLQHENRSVWIAQREGRTKDGNDATNPGVLKMLAMASDEENLMDYFKKIKIVPVSISYEYDPTDALKMPQLLAEANQEIYIKEKNEDFINLMSGIMGQKRRIHIHLGDVLDTELDTIKAEHDNSNKQIQALAQVIDDSIITSYKLWPTNYIAYDIVNQTNTYSDLYTENEKSLFERRLERRIDCNNPLAMQSFLAMYANPVANKLKYENAI comes from the coding sequence ATGTCAAAATTTGACGCTATCCGTCCATTTTATGATACCGAAGTAAATGATGCCATTCTAAAAGTGGTCGATCATCCTATGATGAAGGCATTGATGAACTTTACTTTTCCAGAATTGGAAGATGAAGTTTGGAAAGAACAACTTCGAAGAACCCATTCTACAAGAGATTTTCAATGCAATTTTATATATCAAGCACTCCAAAAAGTGTTGGAAACTACTTCCGATGGACTCACAACTTCGGGTTTTGAAAAACTAGAATTAAACACCGCTTACATGTTTATCTCGAATCATCGGGATATTCTTTTAGATACTTCTTTGCTTAATGCTTGTTTGTTCGAACATAAGTTAGTGATGACAGCTTCTGCTATTGGGGACAATTTGGTAACCAAATCTTTCTTAAAAGTATTAGCGAAATTGAATCGAAATTTCTTGGTTCAAAGAGGATTATCGCCTCGTGAAATGTTACAAAGTTCCAAGTTATTGGCAGAATATATCAGCAAATTATTGCAACACGAAAATCGTTCGGTATGGATTGCACAACGTGAAGGAAGAACCAAAGACGGAAATGATGCCACAAATCCTGGTGTTCTGAAAATGTTAGCCATGGCTTCTGACGAGGAAAATTTGATGGATTATTTCAAGAAAATTAAAATAGTTCCTGTTTCTATTTCTTATGAATATGATCCTACCGATGCCTTGAAGATGCCACAACTTTTGGCCGAAGCCAATCAAGAAATTTACATCAAAGAAAAAAATGAAGATTTTATCAATTTGATGAGTGGAATTATGGGACAAAAAAGAAGAATCCACATTCACCTTGGCGATGTTTTGGATACTGAATTAGATACCATCAAAGCCGAACACGATAATTCGAATAAGCAAATTCAAGCCTTGGCTCAAGTTATAGACGATTCAATCATAACAAGTTATAAATTATGGCCAACTAATTATATCGCTTACGATATTGTAAATCAAACCAATACTTATTCTGATTTATACACTGAAAATGAAAAATCTCTTTTCGAACGCCGATTAGAAAGAAGAATTGATTGTAATAATCCATTGGCAATGCAAAGTTTCTTGGCAATGTATGCCAATCCTGTTGCCAATAAGTTGAAATACGAAAATGCAATTTAA
- a CDS encoding TatD family hydrolase — protein MIITDTHTHLYSNEFDEDRNEMIQRAIDAGVSRFFIPAIDSAYTQSMYDLEKVFPKNIFLMMGLHPTHVKDNYQEELEHIEEELAKRNFYAIGEIGIDLYWDKTHLPQQQDAFRKQIQLAKEYKLPIVIHCREAFDEIFEILEEEKSADLFGIFHCFSGTYEQALQAISYNMKLGIGGVVTFKNGKIDQFLNQIDLTHIVLETDSPYLAPVPFRGKRNESSYIIKVIDKLAEIYNLPKEEIARITTENSIAIFGI, from the coding sequence ATGATAATTACTGATACGCACACTCATTTGTATTCCAACGAATTTGACGAAGATCGTAACGAAATGATTCAGCGCGCTATTGATGCTGGAGTTTCACGCTTTTTTATTCCTGCAATTGATTCGGCTTACACTCAATCGATGTACGATTTGGAAAAAGTTTTTCCTAAAAATATTTTCCTAATGATGGGTTTGCATCCTACTCATGTCAAAGATAATTATCAGGAAGAATTAGAACATATTGAAGAAGAATTAGCCAAGAGAAATTTTTATGCTATTGGAGAAATTGGCATCGATTTGTATTGGGATAAAACCCATTTACCACAACAGCAAGATGCTTTTAGAAAACAAATTCAATTAGCCAAAGAATATAAATTGCCTATCGTGATTCATTGTAGAGAAGCTTTCGACGAAATTTTCGAAATCCTAGAAGAAGAAAAATCGGCTGATTTATTTGGAATTTTTCATTGTTTTTCTGGCACTTATGAGCAGGCATTACAAGCCATTTCGTATAATATGAAACTCGGAATTGGCGGAGTGGTGACTTTCAAAAACGGGAAAATAGATCAATTCTTGAATCAAATTGATTTGACGCATATTGTTCTCGAAACGGATTCGCCTTATCTAGCTCCAGTTCCTTTTCGTGGGAAACGAAATGAAAGCAGTTATATAATCAAAGTGATAGATAAATTAGCTGAAATTTACAATTTACCAAAAGAAGAAATAGCACGCATTACTACCGAAAATTCTATAGCTATATTTGGGATTTAA
- a CDS encoding PKD domain-containing protein, producing the protein MKKLLSLFFILFYLFSFSQTKVKDTVTRRANITYNQKGNAVKFKPETPPLIPIAGAPKPFYSYLWEMGDGHYSKEAEPKHVYKNKGTYKTKLAVTNNYDNGKPPATRPKSVAVNEIAEEEIYTDIASIEDQNGLVIQKNADPIPDQEMEVIVSYQNMENYVTDGKLYLFYNEKQFKNNNFELIDFRTYAGEKEVKENLVATVDDLENSDSYLASGNALVKVQKSKNTTTEIDLDATLLDAYKTYKNVTILEFYGANPGETRNVFFTHKTTPEMIKDTSATVTMRSVFVPNRSFKNHKVKNLEMEIVTSHDPNKMGSNGSFMNYRLVRFKRVNFKTRFQNNGEGPARMIRLETDIPDMFDKKTFQIEDMYPKCPICPKEEEPTVSCLDTIIKQKQIFFTFKNIYLPGSEQKNVKEKDSTKGFVKYSMKFNKDFHKVNTKSRTAIIFDKNEPIITNYATTRFSPGISIGAKAGYNFYPSLDNSKSYFVGATISPFKAYRFYWQAELINSLHKYNNGTTITTGFTTSPNGVRQPTRTTTTLNYSNINNEIPLLIRYNINNFIGIGAGIQANINASEKQEEHTKIDYFESEKPDSPILKTEENTISNSKTFTNFKTGLLFDLTLGAARIGPSLGARYVLNFEENFNYVQLYAIWKF; encoded by the coding sequence ATGAAAAAACTACTATCGCTTTTCTTTATTCTCTTTTATCTATTTTCATTTTCGCAAACCAAAGTAAAAGATACGGTAACCCGAAGAGCTAATATTACATATAATCAAAAAGGGAATGCCGTAAAATTCAAACCCGAAACGCCACCATTAATCCCTATTGCTGGTGCGCCTAAACCATTTTATTCTTATTTATGGGAAATGGGCGATGGTCATTACAGCAAAGAAGCCGAACCCAAACACGTTTATAAAAATAAAGGAACTTACAAAACTAAACTGGCGGTAACCAATAATTACGACAACGGAAAACCACCAGCAACACGACCAAAATCAGTCGCTGTAAACGAAATTGCGGAGGAAGAAATTTACACCGATATTGCTTCTATTGAAGATCAAAATGGATTGGTTATCCAAAAAAATGCTGACCCCATTCCAGACCAAGAAATGGAAGTTATTGTGAGTTATCAAAACATGGAAAACTACGTAACGGATGGAAAATTATACCTTTTTTACAACGAAAAACAATTCAAGAACAACAATTTCGAATTGATCGATTTCCGAACTTATGCTGGTGAGAAAGAAGTCAAAGAAAATCTCGTAGCAACTGTAGATGATTTGGAAAATTCAGATTCTTATTTGGCTTCTGGAAACGCCTTGGTGAAAGTTCAAAAAAGCAAAAACACAACAACTGAAATAGATTTGGACGCTACTTTATTAGACGCTTATAAAACATACAAAAACGTAACGATTCTGGAGTTTTATGGAGCGAATCCAGGCGAAACCCGTAACGTGTTTTTTACCCACAAAACCACTCCCGAAATGATTAAAGATACCAGTGCTACCGTAACGATGCGAAGTGTATTTGTGCCAAACAGGAGTTTTAAAAACCATAAAGTCAAAAATCTTGAAATGGAAATTGTGACTTCACATGATCCTAACAAAATGGGGTCGAACGGCAGTTTTATGAATTACAGATTGGTGCGTTTCAAAAGAGTGAATTTCAAAACTCGTTTTCAAAATAATGGCGAAGGACCAGCTAGAATGATTCGTTTAGAAACTGATATTCCGGATATGTTCGACAAAAAAACATTTCAAATTGAAGATATGTATCCCAAATGTCCGATTTGTCCAAAAGAAGAGGAGCCAACTGTTAGTTGTTTGGACACTATTATCAAGCAAAAACAGATTTTCTTTACCTTCAAAAACATTTATTTACCAGGAAGCGAACAAAAAAATGTCAAAGAAAAAGACAGTACTAAAGGCTTTGTCAAATATTCGATGAAATTCAACAAAGACTTTCACAAAGTAAATACCAAAAGTAGGACCGCTATTATTTTCGACAAAAACGAACCAATTATTACCAATTATGCCACTACTCGTTTCTCGCCAGGCATTTCTATTGGAGCAAAAGCAGGATATAATTTTTATCCGAGTTTAGATAATTCTAAAAGTTATTTTGTCGGAGCAACAATTTCTCCTTTCAAAGCGTATCGTTTTTATTGGCAAGCCGAATTAATCAATAGTCTCCATAAATACAATAACGGTACCACTATAACTACGGGTTTTACAACCTCTCCAAATGGAGTAAGACAACCTACACGAACCACCACCACACTAAATTATTCCAATATCAATAACGAAATTCCCCTATTGATTAGATACAATATCAATAATTTTATAGGAATTGGAGCGGGTATCCAAGCCAATATTAACGCTTCAGAAAAACAAGAAGAACATACTAAAATAGACTATTTCGAGTCAGAAAAACCAGATTCTCCTATCCTAAAAACTGAAGAAAATACCATTTCAAACAGCAAAACTTTTACCAATTTCAAAACTGGACTATTGTTCGATTTAACACTTGGAGCTGCTAGAATTGGTCCAAGTTTAGGAGCAAGATATGTACTGAATTTCGAGGAAAATTTCAATTATGTGCAGCTATATGCTATTTGGAAGTTTTAA